A part of Corvus hawaiiensis isolate bCorHaw1 chromosome 25, bCorHaw1.pri.cur, whole genome shotgun sequence genomic DNA contains:
- the SLC37A2 gene encoding glucose-6-phosphate exchanger SLC37A2 isoform X4 yields MRAALAPGVRLLRALPRDSRYRGLTLVLTFLSYTSYHLSRKPISIVKSQLHPNCSALGLNPHNDSNSSTWCCWAPFDGDNYKELFGALDNAFLVAYAIGMFISGIFGERLPLRYYLSGGMVLSGLFTALFGLGYFWDIHVLWYFIVVQVCNGLVQTTGWPAVVACVGNWFGKGKRGLIMGIWNSHTSVGNILGSLIAGAWVSSAWGLSFVVPGIIITTVGIICFFFLVEYPEDVDCSPPLHHMAHDEDPGGVTISEKDPEAVTSNEGPLSLSGQSSVDHSHSPKEPAEEPEAISFLGALRIPGVVEFSLCLLFAKLVSYTFLYWLPLYIVNVAHFGAKEAGDLSTLFDVGGILGGIFAGLISDYTGGRATTCCVMLVVAAPMLFLYNHIGQNGIGTSIAMLIICGALVNGPYALITTAVSADLGTHESLKGNAKALSTVTAIIDGTGSVGAALGPLLAGLISPTGWNNVFYMLIAADVLACLLLARVVVKEARGWCGYMARKRG; encoded by the exons atGAGGGCAGCGCTCGCCCCCGGGGTTCGCCTGCTCCGCGCCCTCCCCCGGGACAGCCG CTATCGGGGGCTGACTCTGGTACTGACCTTCCTCTCCTACACCAGCTACCACCTCTCCCGAAAACCCATCAGCATCGTCAAG agccagctGCACCCCAACTGCTCAGCCTTGGGCCTGAACCCCCACAATGACTCCAACAGCAGCACATGGTGCTGCTGGGCCCCCTTTG atggGGACAACTACAAGGAGCTTTTTGGGGCACTGGATAATGCCTTCCTGGTGGCCTACGCCATCGGGATGTTTATCAG cGGCATTTTTGGGGAGCGCCTCCCTCTGCGCTATTACCTGTCGGGGGGAATGGTGCTGAGTGGGCTCTTCACTGCACTTTTCGGCCTCGGCTACTTCTGGGACATCCATGTCCTCTGGTACTTCATCGTCGTGCAG GTCTGCAATGGGCTGGTGCAGACGACTGGCTGGCCTGCAGTCGTGGCATGCGTTGGAAACTGGTTTGGGAAAGGAAA GAGAGGTTTGATCATGGGCATCTGGAACTCGCACACCTCCGTCGGCAACATCTTAGGGTCGCTCATCGCCGGCGCCTGGGTTTCCTCTGCCTGGGGCCTGTCCTTCGTTGTGCCCGGCATCATCATCACCACCGTGGGCATCATCTGCTTCTTCTTCCTCGTGGAGT ATCCTGAAGATGTTGACTGCAGTCCACCTCTGCATCAC ATGGCTCATGACGAGGATCCTGGAGGAGTGACCATCAGTGAGAAGGATCCTGAAGCAGTCACCTCCAACGAGGGCCCACTCAGCCTCTCAGGCCAGAGCAGTGTGGATCACTCCCACAGCCCCAAGGAGCCAGCTGAGGAGCCCGAAGCCATCAGCTTCCTTGGGGCACTTCGGATACCT ggTGTGGTGGAGttctccctgtgcctgctctTTGCCAAACTGGTGAGCTACACCTTCCTCTACTGGCTGCCCCTCTACATTGTCAACGTCG CTCATTTCGGTGCCAAGGAAGCCGGGGACCTGTCGACCCTCTTTGATGTTGGGGGTATTTTAG GGGGGATCTTTGCTGGCCTCATCTCTGACTACACTGGCGGCAGGGCCACCACGTGCTGCGTGATGCTGGTGGTCGCCGCTCCCATG ctgttccTGTATAACCACATCGGTCAGAACGGCATTGGCACATCAATAG CGATGCTGATCATCTGTGGTGCTCTGGTTAATGGGCCCTACGCGCTCATCACAACAGCGGTGTCGGCAGATTTG GGAACCCATGAATCTCTCAAAGGAAATGCCAAAGCCCTTTCGACTGTCACGGCCATCATCGACGGCACGGGATCCGTTG GTGCTGCACTGGGGCCGCTGCTCGCTGGGCTCATCTCTCCCACGGGCTGGAATAATGTCTTTTACATGTTGATAGCTGCTGATGTCCTGGCTTGTCTG CTCCTTGCTCGTGTGGTGGTCAAAGAGGCCCGTGGCTGGTGTGGCTACATGGCGAGGAAGAGAGG GTGA
- the SLC37A2 gene encoding glucose-6-phosphate exchanger SLC37A2 isoform X1 — MRAALAPGVRLLRALPRDSRYRGLTLVLTFLSYTSYHLSRKPISIVKSQLHPNCSALGLNPHNDSNSSTWCCWAPFDGDNYKELFGALDNAFLVAYAIGMFISGIFGERLPLRYYLSGGMVLSGLFTALFGLGYFWDIHVLWYFIVVQVCNGLVQTTGWPAVVACVGNWFGKGKRGLIMGIWNSHTSVGNILGSLIAGAWVSSAWGLSFVVPGIIITTVGIICFFFLVEYPEDVDCSPPLHHMAHDEDPGGVTISEKDPEAVTSNEGPLSLSGQSSVDHSHSPKEPAEEPEAISFLGALRIPGVVEFSLCLLFAKLVSYTFLYWLPLYIVNVAHFGAKEAGDLSTLFDVGGILGGIFAGLISDYTGGRATTCCVMLVVAAPMLFLYNHIGQNGIGTSIAMLIICGALVNGPYALITTAVSADLGTHESLKGNAKALSTVTAIIDGTGSVGAALGPLLAGLISPTGWNNVFYMLIAADVLACLLLARVVVKEARGWCGYMARKRGYVVTNLGQPLVPRCQNTASLPLQKDVCYPLLLLLHLHVGIAPGFAKPSA, encoded by the exons atGAGGGCAGCGCTCGCCCCCGGGGTTCGCCTGCTCCGCGCCCTCCCCCGGGACAGCCG CTATCGGGGGCTGACTCTGGTACTGACCTTCCTCTCCTACACCAGCTACCACCTCTCCCGAAAACCCATCAGCATCGTCAAG agccagctGCACCCCAACTGCTCAGCCTTGGGCCTGAACCCCCACAATGACTCCAACAGCAGCACATGGTGCTGCTGGGCCCCCTTTG atggGGACAACTACAAGGAGCTTTTTGGGGCACTGGATAATGCCTTCCTGGTGGCCTACGCCATCGGGATGTTTATCAG cGGCATTTTTGGGGAGCGCCTCCCTCTGCGCTATTACCTGTCGGGGGGAATGGTGCTGAGTGGGCTCTTCACTGCACTTTTCGGCCTCGGCTACTTCTGGGACATCCATGTCCTCTGGTACTTCATCGTCGTGCAG GTCTGCAATGGGCTGGTGCAGACGACTGGCTGGCCTGCAGTCGTGGCATGCGTTGGAAACTGGTTTGGGAAAGGAAA GAGAGGTTTGATCATGGGCATCTGGAACTCGCACACCTCCGTCGGCAACATCTTAGGGTCGCTCATCGCCGGCGCCTGGGTTTCCTCTGCCTGGGGCCTGTCCTTCGTTGTGCCCGGCATCATCATCACCACCGTGGGCATCATCTGCTTCTTCTTCCTCGTGGAGT ATCCTGAAGATGTTGACTGCAGTCCACCTCTGCATCAC ATGGCTCATGACGAGGATCCTGGAGGAGTGACCATCAGTGAGAAGGATCCTGAAGCAGTCACCTCCAACGAGGGCCCACTCAGCCTCTCAGGCCAGAGCAGTGTGGATCACTCCCACAGCCCCAAGGAGCCAGCTGAGGAGCCCGAAGCCATCAGCTTCCTTGGGGCACTTCGGATACCT ggTGTGGTGGAGttctccctgtgcctgctctTTGCCAAACTGGTGAGCTACACCTTCCTCTACTGGCTGCCCCTCTACATTGTCAACGTCG CTCATTTCGGTGCCAAGGAAGCCGGGGACCTGTCGACCCTCTTTGATGTTGGGGGTATTTTAG GGGGGATCTTTGCTGGCCTCATCTCTGACTACACTGGCGGCAGGGCCACCACGTGCTGCGTGATGCTGGTGGTCGCCGCTCCCATG ctgttccTGTATAACCACATCGGTCAGAACGGCATTGGCACATCAATAG CGATGCTGATCATCTGTGGTGCTCTGGTTAATGGGCCCTACGCGCTCATCACAACAGCGGTGTCGGCAGATTTG GGAACCCATGAATCTCTCAAAGGAAATGCCAAAGCCCTTTCGACTGTCACGGCCATCATCGACGGCACGGGATCCGTTG GTGCTGCACTGGGGCCGCTGCTCGCTGGGCTCATCTCTCCCACGGGCTGGAATAATGTCTTTTACATGTTGATAGCTGCTGATGTCCTGGCTTGTCTG CTCCTTGCTCGTGTGGTGGTCAAAGAGGCCCGTGGCTGGTGTGGCTACATGGCGAGGAAGAGAGGGTACGTAGTTACCAACCTGGGGCAGCCTCTGGTCCCACGATGCCAAAACACGGCGTCATTGCCACTCCAGAAAGATGTTTGTTATCccttgctgttgctgctgcatCTTCACGTGGGCATCGCCCCGGGCTTCGCCAAGCCGTCTGCCTGA
- the SLC37A2 gene encoding glucose-6-phosphate exchanger SLC37A2 isoform X3, giving the protein MRAALAPGVRLLRALPRDSRYRGLTLVLTFLSYTSYHLSRKPISIVKSQLHPNCSALGLNPHNDSNSSTWCCWAPFDGDNYKELFGALDNAFLVAYAIGMFISGIFGERLPLRYYLSGGMVLSGLFTALFGLGYFWDIHVLWYFIVVQVCNGLVQTTGWPAVVACVGNWFGKGKRGLIMGIWNSHTSVGNILGSLIAGAWVSSAWGLSFVVPGIIITTVGIICFFFLVEYPEDVDCSPPLHHMAHDEDPGGVTISEKDPEAVTSNEGPLSLSGQSSVDHSHSPKEPAEEPEAISFLGALRIPGVVEFSLCLLFAKLVSYTFLYWLPLYIVNVAHFGAKEAGDLSTLFDVGGILGGIFAGLISDYTGGRATTCCVMLVVAAPMLFLYNHIGQNGIGTSIAMLIICGALVNGPYALITTAVSADLGTHESLKGNAKALSTVTAIIDGTGSVGAALGPLLAGLISPTGWNNVFYMLIAADVLACLLLARVVVKEARGWCGYMARKRGFKEF; this is encoded by the exons atGAGGGCAGCGCTCGCCCCCGGGGTTCGCCTGCTCCGCGCCCTCCCCCGGGACAGCCG CTATCGGGGGCTGACTCTGGTACTGACCTTCCTCTCCTACACCAGCTACCACCTCTCCCGAAAACCCATCAGCATCGTCAAG agccagctGCACCCCAACTGCTCAGCCTTGGGCCTGAACCCCCACAATGACTCCAACAGCAGCACATGGTGCTGCTGGGCCCCCTTTG atggGGACAACTACAAGGAGCTTTTTGGGGCACTGGATAATGCCTTCCTGGTGGCCTACGCCATCGGGATGTTTATCAG cGGCATTTTTGGGGAGCGCCTCCCTCTGCGCTATTACCTGTCGGGGGGAATGGTGCTGAGTGGGCTCTTCACTGCACTTTTCGGCCTCGGCTACTTCTGGGACATCCATGTCCTCTGGTACTTCATCGTCGTGCAG GTCTGCAATGGGCTGGTGCAGACGACTGGCTGGCCTGCAGTCGTGGCATGCGTTGGAAACTGGTTTGGGAAAGGAAA GAGAGGTTTGATCATGGGCATCTGGAACTCGCACACCTCCGTCGGCAACATCTTAGGGTCGCTCATCGCCGGCGCCTGGGTTTCCTCTGCCTGGGGCCTGTCCTTCGTTGTGCCCGGCATCATCATCACCACCGTGGGCATCATCTGCTTCTTCTTCCTCGTGGAGT ATCCTGAAGATGTTGACTGCAGTCCACCTCTGCATCAC ATGGCTCATGACGAGGATCCTGGAGGAGTGACCATCAGTGAGAAGGATCCTGAAGCAGTCACCTCCAACGAGGGCCCACTCAGCCTCTCAGGCCAGAGCAGTGTGGATCACTCCCACAGCCCCAAGGAGCCAGCTGAGGAGCCCGAAGCCATCAGCTTCCTTGGGGCACTTCGGATACCT ggTGTGGTGGAGttctccctgtgcctgctctTTGCCAAACTGGTGAGCTACACCTTCCTCTACTGGCTGCCCCTCTACATTGTCAACGTCG CTCATTTCGGTGCCAAGGAAGCCGGGGACCTGTCGACCCTCTTTGATGTTGGGGGTATTTTAG GGGGGATCTTTGCTGGCCTCATCTCTGACTACACTGGCGGCAGGGCCACCACGTGCTGCGTGATGCTGGTGGTCGCCGCTCCCATG ctgttccTGTATAACCACATCGGTCAGAACGGCATTGGCACATCAATAG CGATGCTGATCATCTGTGGTGCTCTGGTTAATGGGCCCTACGCGCTCATCACAACAGCGGTGTCGGCAGATTTG GGAACCCATGAATCTCTCAAAGGAAATGCCAAAGCCCTTTCGACTGTCACGGCCATCATCGACGGCACGGGATCCGTTG GTGCTGCACTGGGGCCGCTGCTCGCTGGGCTCATCTCTCCCACGGGCTGGAATAATGTCTTTTACATGTTGATAGCTGCTGATGTCCTGGCTTGTCTG CTCCTTGCTCGTGTGGTGGTCAAAGAGGCCCGTGGCTGGTGTGGCTACATGGCGAGGAAGAGAGG GTTTAAGGAGTTTTGA
- the SLC37A2 gene encoding glucose-6-phosphate exchanger SLC37A2 isoform X2: MRAALAPGVRLLRALPRDSRYRGLTLVLTFLSYTSYHLSRKPISIVKSQLHPNCSALGLNPHNDSNSSTWCCWAPFDGDNYKELFGALDNAFLVAYAIGMFISGIFGERLPLRYYLSGGMVLSGLFTALFGLGYFWDIHVLWYFIVVQVCNGLVQTTGWPAVVACVGNWFGKGKRGLIMGIWNSHTSVGNILGSLIAGAWVSSAWGLSFVVPGIIITTVGIICFFFLVEYPEDVDCSPPLHHMAHDEDPGGVTISEKDPEAVTSNEGPLSLSGQSSVDHSHSPKEPAEEPEAISFLGALRIPGVVEFSLCLLFAKLVSYTFLYWLPLYIVNVAHFGAKEAGDLSTLFDVGGILGGIFAGLISDYTGGRATTCCVMLVVAAPMLFLYNHIGQNGIGTSIAMLIICGALVNGPYALITTAVSADLGTHESLKGNAKALSTVTAIIDGTGSVGAALGPLLAGLISPTGWNNVFYMLIAADVLACLLLARVVVKEARGWCGYMARKRGSSVQLTESVMDGK, translated from the exons atGAGGGCAGCGCTCGCCCCCGGGGTTCGCCTGCTCCGCGCCCTCCCCCGGGACAGCCG CTATCGGGGGCTGACTCTGGTACTGACCTTCCTCTCCTACACCAGCTACCACCTCTCCCGAAAACCCATCAGCATCGTCAAG agccagctGCACCCCAACTGCTCAGCCTTGGGCCTGAACCCCCACAATGACTCCAACAGCAGCACATGGTGCTGCTGGGCCCCCTTTG atggGGACAACTACAAGGAGCTTTTTGGGGCACTGGATAATGCCTTCCTGGTGGCCTACGCCATCGGGATGTTTATCAG cGGCATTTTTGGGGAGCGCCTCCCTCTGCGCTATTACCTGTCGGGGGGAATGGTGCTGAGTGGGCTCTTCACTGCACTTTTCGGCCTCGGCTACTTCTGGGACATCCATGTCCTCTGGTACTTCATCGTCGTGCAG GTCTGCAATGGGCTGGTGCAGACGACTGGCTGGCCTGCAGTCGTGGCATGCGTTGGAAACTGGTTTGGGAAAGGAAA GAGAGGTTTGATCATGGGCATCTGGAACTCGCACACCTCCGTCGGCAACATCTTAGGGTCGCTCATCGCCGGCGCCTGGGTTTCCTCTGCCTGGGGCCTGTCCTTCGTTGTGCCCGGCATCATCATCACCACCGTGGGCATCATCTGCTTCTTCTTCCTCGTGGAGT ATCCTGAAGATGTTGACTGCAGTCCACCTCTGCATCAC ATGGCTCATGACGAGGATCCTGGAGGAGTGACCATCAGTGAGAAGGATCCTGAAGCAGTCACCTCCAACGAGGGCCCACTCAGCCTCTCAGGCCAGAGCAGTGTGGATCACTCCCACAGCCCCAAGGAGCCAGCTGAGGAGCCCGAAGCCATCAGCTTCCTTGGGGCACTTCGGATACCT ggTGTGGTGGAGttctccctgtgcctgctctTTGCCAAACTGGTGAGCTACACCTTCCTCTACTGGCTGCCCCTCTACATTGTCAACGTCG CTCATTTCGGTGCCAAGGAAGCCGGGGACCTGTCGACCCTCTTTGATGTTGGGGGTATTTTAG GGGGGATCTTTGCTGGCCTCATCTCTGACTACACTGGCGGCAGGGCCACCACGTGCTGCGTGATGCTGGTGGTCGCCGCTCCCATG ctgttccTGTATAACCACATCGGTCAGAACGGCATTGGCACATCAATAG CGATGCTGATCATCTGTGGTGCTCTGGTTAATGGGCCCTACGCGCTCATCACAACAGCGGTGTCGGCAGATTTG GGAACCCATGAATCTCTCAAAGGAAATGCCAAAGCCCTTTCGACTGTCACGGCCATCATCGACGGCACGGGATCCGTTG GTGCTGCACTGGGGCCGCTGCTCGCTGGGCTCATCTCTCCCACGGGCTGGAATAATGTCTTTTACATGTTGATAGCTGCTGATGTCCTGGCTTGTCTG CTCCTTGCTCGTGTGGTGGTCAAAGAGGCCCGTGGCTGGTGTGGCTACATGGCGAGGAAGAGAGG CTCTAGTGTGCAGCTAACAGAGTCAGTGATGGATGGGAAGTAG
- the TMEM218 gene encoding transmembrane protein 218 isoform X2, giving the protein MAGALGVGPGVLALLLLWAMALLLVLALARAGRARAAAVPVLLGAAALTAVLLLFPREGESPAPAGAEEIVDTFFIGRFILLAVMSLVFLGCLFLLLIYHLMEPVYAKPLHSS; this is encoded by the exons ATGGCGGGCGCGCTGGGCGTGGGGCCGGGGGTgctggcgctgctgctgctctgggccatGGCGCTGCTGCTCGTGCTGGCGCTGGCCCGCGCCGGCCGCGCCCG GGCCGCCGCGGTGCCGGTGCTGCTCGGAGCCGCCGCGCTCACggccgtgctgctgctcttcccccGGGAGGGCGAGAGTCCGGCCCCGGCCGGCGCTGAGGAG ATTGTGGACACCTTCTTCATTGGCCGCTTCATCCTCCTGGCTGTGATGAGCCTGGTCTTCCTTGGgtgcctgttcctgctcctgatTTACCACCTCATGGAACCTGTGTATGCCAAGCCGCTCCACAGCAGCTAG
- the TMEM218 gene encoding transmembrane protein 218 isoform X1: MGLDWLPGCPEDSGVAPGDQRMAPAAALRPRGWTFTLGMAPDGSLTQGWAPLAIEKPSWEWFFSPGIGRKDALRPREWTSTSEVAPAPSPMPGALPRAAFLLSCGCSQAPLPLEEAVLLTELIVDTFFIGRFILLAVMSLVFLGCLFLLLIYHLMEPVYAKPLHSS, encoded by the exons ATGGGCCTGGATTGGCTCCCAGGGTGCCCTGAGGACTCAGGGGTTGCCCCTGGAGACCAACGCATggccccagctgctgccctgaggCCCCGGGGATGGACCTTTACCTTGGGAATGGCCCCAGATGGGTCATTGACCCAGGGATGGGCCCCACTGGCCATCGAGAAGCCCTCCTGGGAATGGTTCTTTAGCCCAGGGATAGGCCGCAAGGATGCCCTGAGGCCCCGGGAATGGACTTCCACCTCAGAGGTAGCCCCGGCACCATCCCCGATGCCCGGGGCATTGCCCCGTGCTGCCTTTTTGCTCTCCTGCGGCTGTTCTCAGGCACCTCTCCCGCTGGAAGAGGCCGTGTTGCTCACGGAGCTG ATTGTGGACACCTTCTTCATTGGCCGCTTCATCCTCCTGGCTGTGATGAGCCTGGTCTTCCTTGGgtgcctgttcctgctcctgatTTACCACCTCATGGAACCTGTGTATGCCAAGCCGCTCCACAGCAGCTAG